The following are encoded together in the Onychostoma macrolepis isolate SWU-2019 chromosome 03, ASM1243209v1, whole genome shotgun sequence genome:
- the LOC131535626 gene encoding LOW QUALITY PROTEIN: NAD(P)(+)--arginine ADP-ribosyltransferase 2-like (The sequence of the model RefSeq protein was modified relative to this genomic sequence to represent the inferred CDS: inserted 2 bases in 1 codon) — MLQDHRAAAAAVEKMFPLDMEPNSVDDQYEGCREKMANLVKTTYLKKEINSSTDFKIAWKKAKDFVKTQNYKDLTNNNLIAIYVYSDSNLFKHFNPDTRYGKKHYKQMRYKWYSLHFLLTEAIQILKKTQNKCYSTFRGTKAEFDKHVLNKEVSFGQFASSSLVHKKAXSFGNVSCFEIHTCEGADVPKYSKLPHEKEVLIPPYEKFRVTAVKTRKGQKDLWCDTVYVLESSGNRSDLNCALFKKPTKTKIK; from the exons ATGCTGCAGGATCacagagctgctgctgctgctgttgaaaAGATGTTTCCATTGGATATGGAACCAAATTCAGTTGATGACCAATATGAGGGTTGTAGAGAGAAAATGGCAAACCTGGTAAAGACAACATATCTAAAGAAGGAAATCAACAGCTCAACTGATTTTAAAATTGCTTGGAAAAAAGCGAAAGACTTTGTCAAGACCCAAAATTACAAAGACCtgacaaataataatttaattgctATTTATGTGTACAGTGATAGTAAtttatttaagcattttaatcCTGACACTCGTTACggtaaaaaacattacaaacaaatgaGATACAAATGGTATTCACTTCACTTTCTGTTAACAGAAGCGATACAGATTCTGAAGAaaactcaaaataaatgttattcaaCTTTTCGTGGTACCAAAGCTGAATTTGATAAGCATGTTCTGAACAAAGAGGTTAGTTTTGGCCAGTTTGCTTCATCCTCTCTTGTTCATAAAAAAGC CAGTTTTggaaatgtatcttgttttgAAATCCACACGTGTGAAGGAGCTGATGTGCCAAAATACTCTAAGCTTCCTCATGAGAAAGAGGTACTGATTCCTCCATACGAGAAGTTTAGAGTCACTGCTGTCAAGACAAGAAAAGGTCAGAAAGATCTCTGGTGTGACACTGTGTATGTGCTGGAAAGCTCTGGAAACAGAAGTGACCTGAACTGTGCTCTATTCAAAAAACCAACCAAGACCAAAATAAAGTAA
- the LOC131535934 gene encoding cytochrome P450 2K6-like, whose amino-acid sequence MALIEALLSQVSGTGAVFGALLLCLVIYLFSISCSSQDGEKKYPPGPKPLPLVGNLHTLDLKKTYLSLWELSKQYGSVYTVHLGPQKLVILSGYKAVKQALVNLSEEFGDRDITPIFHDFHQGYGIAFSNGENWREMRRFALLNLRDFGMGKKRSEEIIIEETQYLKEEFEKFEGKPFDTTMPMAMAVSNVISAIVYSTRFEYSNTKLHHMIKRSFENMRMTGSASVQLYNMFPWIRPFVANQKRIMNNVKETFRQSEEIINGLKKTLNPQDPRGIVDSFLIRQQKDEESGKTDSFYNSKNLYCTTNNLFGAGTDTTATTLRWGLLLMAKYPEIQADVQVEIDRVIGGRQPTAEDRKNLPYTDAVIHEIQRFADVAPLGSPRQTTCDVHLNGYFIKKGTSVWPLLVSVLRDENEWETPDSFNPKHFLNDQGKFVKKDAFMPFSAGRRACPGESLAKMELFLFFTSLLQRFHFSPPPGVSEDDLDLKPVVGFTLNPVPHKLCAVKRS is encoded by the exons ATGGCTTTAATAGAAGCATTACTCTCTCAGGTCTCCGGGACAGGTGCAGTATTTGGTGCCCTGCTGTTGTGTTTGGTTATTTATCTGTTCTCCATCAGCTGCAGCTCTCaggatggggaaaaaaaatatcctCCAGGACCCAAACCACTGCCACTGGTGGGGAACCTGCACACGCTCGACCTCAAGAAAACCTACCTGAGCCTTTGGGAG CTGTCAAAACAATATGGGTCAGTTTACACAGTGCACTTGGGCCCCCAAAAATTGGTGATATTGTCAGGATACAAGGCCGTCAAGCAGGCGCTAGTGAACCTTTCAGAGGAGTTTGGAGACCGAGATATTACTCCCATATTTCATGATTTCCACCAGGGATATG GGATTGCATTTTCCAATGGTGAAAACTGGAGGGAAATGAGACGCTTTGCTCTTTTGAACCTGCGAGACTTTGGAATGGGCAAGAAAAGAAGTGAAGAGATAATCATTGAAGAAACACAATATTTAAAAGAGGAATTTGAGAAGTTTGAAG GAAAACCATTTGATACAACTATGCCAATGGCCATGGCTGTTTCAAACGTCATCTCTGCAATTGTCTACAGCACCAGATTTGAATATAGCAACACTAAGTTACATCACATGATTAAACGATCTTTTGAAAACATGAGGATGACTGGATCAGCTTCAGTTCAG CTCTACAACATGTTTCCTTGGATTCGTCCTTTTGTGGCGAATCAGAAACGTATTATGAACAACGTCAAAGAAACATTCAGACAAAGTGAGGAAATAATAAATGGTCTGAAGAAGACTCTGAACCCTCAGGACCCCAGAGGAATCGTTGACTCTTTCCTGATACGACAGCAAAAAGATGAG GAATCTGGCAAAACAGACTCTTTTTATAATTCAAAGAATTTATATTGTACAACGAATAACCTATTTGGTGCTGGGACCGACACAACGGCCACAACACTTCGCTGGGGTCTTCTGCTCATGGCCAAATACCCTGAAATACAAG CTGATGTCCAAGTTGAGATTGACCGAGTGATCGGTGGACGTCAGCCCACGGCGGAAGACAGGAAGAACTTACCATATACTGATGCTGTGATCCATGAAATCCAGAGATTTGCAGATGTAGCACCCCTTGGTTCCCCCCGTCAGACCACCTGTGACGTTCACCTGAATGGATACTTCATCAAGAAG ggTACCAGTGTGTGGCCGCTACTGGTATCTGTATTGAGggatgaaaatgaatgggaaactCCTGACAGCTTCAACCCAAAACACTTCCTAAACGATCAGGGCAAGTTTGTCAAAAAGGACGCCTTCATGCCCTTCTCTGCAG GTCGCAGGGCTTGTCCTGGAGAGAGTTTGGCCAAGATGGAGCTGTTCCTGTTCTTCACCTCCCTTCTTCAGCGTTTCCACTTCAGTCCTCCTCCTGGAGTTTCTGAAGATGATCTGGATCTCAAGCCAGTCGTGGGCTTCACCCTGAACCCAGTCCCACACAAACTATGTGCAGTCAAACGGTCTTAA